In Musa acuminata AAA Group cultivar baxijiao chromosome BXJ3-9, Cavendish_Baxijiao_AAA, whole genome shotgun sequence, a single genomic region encodes these proteins:
- the LOC103997814 gene encoding disease resistance RPP13-like protein 4, with protein sequence MSKEGIIEVVVSPLLKHLENARRRVLEVEGSDAISEIISLFDNIGRDIRDMEDVFRRAERWEKDVVRDFGVVARLVDDILEEDCTLPKFQSKLRVIDAEISDLRGRVTPPLQLPPVESSAAASCGSLPSMFSSLQASQEWRRLELDKKIFESSTISNLLVSYENLDLQLKLCLLCFSIFPENALLKKRLMIYWWIGEGLVTPKRGKTAEEIGEDCLRKLIMNGMVEPVFRKRSSAIEYCKVHPWTRRMLISVARRNQFFDFDSEGVPRSDFSVSRHACLVTARGGDSQQTLSRGQSNASELIALFNVDEQYLRLDKSWFSEMRKIKVLQLGRWQRQAKHHIEVESTEFLEGLRGFKHLSYLSFQGISRITELPASIGKVSNLRILDLRACHNLEKLTSGITNLKKLTHLDVSECHLLEFIPKGISSLSELQVLKGFVVGDSRSKHPCRLNELAKLEKLRKLSMIIGNKVTVTEDELGDLKSCRALRSLTITWIVLPPKKAVSRLTRMASMTMTSLALPVGLEKLDLRCFPGKLAPEWLNPSALRSLKKLYLRGGTLKSLGLERFPPTWNVEVLRLKFLSELEVEWSQIRASFPGLVYLEIFQCGRLRSFPCDEDGVWVKRGGQTSAPAARGLVEGDQRYQMGC encoded by the coding sequence atgtcgaaggaaggaATTATTGAGGTCGTGGTTTCCCCATTGTTGAAGCATCTGGAGAATGCCAGGCGCCGTGTTCTGGAAGTCGAGGGAAGTGATGCAATCTCGGAGATCATCTCACTGTTTGACAACATCGGAAGGGATATTCGAGACATGGAGGATGTCTTCCGGCGAGCAGAGCGATGGGAGAAGGACGTGGTACGCGATTTTGGGGTGGTTGCTCGACTAGTCGACGACATCTTGGAAGAAGATTGCACCCTCCCCAAGTTCCAATCCAAGCTTCGAGTCATCGATGCGGAGATCTCCGACCTGAGAGGCCGCGTGACTCCACCGCTCCAACTACCTCCCGTCGAGAGTTCAGCTGCGGCATCGTGTGGGAGTCTTCCTTCGATGTTCAGCTCCCTGCAAGCATCCCAAGAGTGGCGACGGCTCGAATTGGATAAGAAGATCTTTGAAAGCAGCACCATCTCTAATCTTCTGGTGAGCTACGAGAACCTCGACCTTCAGTTGAAGTTGTGCTTGCTCTGCTTCTCTATTTTCCCAGAGAATGCACTCCTAAAGAAAAGGCTTATGATCTATTGGTGGATCGGGGAGGGACTAGTAACCCCGAAGAGGGGGAAGACTGCCGAGGAGATCGGAGAGGATTGCTTGAGGAAGCTAATCATGAATGGAATGGTCGAGCCAGTATTCAGGAAACGGAGCTCGGCCATAGAGTACTGCAAGGTGCATCCATGGACGAGACGAATGCTTATTTCTGTGGCCAGGAGAAATCAGTTCTTTGACTTCGACTCGGAAGGAGTTCCTCGGTCAGACTTCTCTGTGAGCCGTCATGCTTGCTTGGTGACCGCCAGGGGAGGGGATTCGCAGCAAACCCTCTCGAGGGGCCAATCCAATGCCAGTGAATTGATTGCGCTGTTCAACGTCGACGAGCAATATCTGAGACTCGACAAGAGCTGGTTCTCAGAGATGAGGAAGATCAAAGTGCTGCAACTCGGAAGGTGGCAGAGACAAGCGAAGCACCATATCGAGGTGGAGAGCACGGAGTTCTTGGAAGGACTGAGGGGGTTCAAGCACTTGAGTTACCTCTCCTTCCAAGGCATTTCCAGAATCACAGAGCTGCCGGCATCCATTGGCAAGGTCTCCAATTTGAGGATCTTGGATCTCCGGGCGTGCCACAACTTGGAGAAACTGACATCAGGGATCACAAACCTGAAGAAACTGACCCATTTGGATGTGTCGGAGTGTCACCTGCTAGAGTTCATCCCCAAGGGGATCAGCTCACTGTCAGAGCTCCAAGTGCTGAAGGGATTCGTCGTCGGTGACTCGAGAAGCAAGCACCCGTGTCGACTCAACGAGCTGGCCAAATTGGAGAAACTGAGGAAGCTGAGTATGATCATAGGGAACAAGGTGACAGTGACAGAGGATGAGCTTGGCGATCTGAAAAGCTGCAGAGCCCTTCGCTCGTTAACCATAACATGGATCGTATTGCCACCAAAGAAGGCAGTTTCGAGGCTAACAAGGATGGCGTCTATGACAATGACATCACTCGCCCTTCCCGTTGGTCTTGAGAAGCTCGATCTTCGATGCTTTCCGGGTAAGCTGGCACCAGAATGGTTGAATCCTTCTGCGTTGAGGAGCTTGAAGAAGCTGTACCTCAGAGGAGGGACGCTGAAGAGCCTTGGGCTGGAAAGATTCCCACCGACTTGGAATGTGGAGGTGCTACGTCTCAAGTTTCTAAGTGAATTGGAGGTGGAATGGTCTCAAATACGAGCAAGCTTTCCAGGCCTCGTTTACTTGGAGATCTTCCAATGCGGCAGACTTCGATCCTTTCCATGCGATGAAGATGGAGTGTGGGTGAAACGTGGTGGGCAGACATCTGCTCCGGCAGCACGAGGACTTGTTGAGGGTGACCAAAGGTATCAGATGGGCTGTTAA
- the LOC135648470 gene encoding equilibrative nucleotide transporter 3-like isoform X1 — MSQQAETGEAIRNEGKYMAILVCWLLGNGCLFSWNSMLTIEDYYVYLFPSYHPTRVLTLVYQPFALGTIAILAYHEAKINTRRRNLAGYSLFFLSSLALIVLDVATSGKGGIGVFIGVCVVSGAFGVADAHVQGGMVGDLSLMSPELIQSFLAGLAASGALTSALRLITKAAFENSQDGLRKGAMMFFAISCFFELLCVFLYAIVFPKLPIVKFYRAKAASEGSMTVSADLAAGGIQTHLAQGLLQVEEDPKLEERLNNRQLLLQNIDYAVDIFLIYVLTLSIFPGFLSEDTGSHGLGSWYALVLIAMYNVWDLIGRYIPLLKRFKLASRKCLMAAILSRFILIPAFYFTAKYGDQGWMIVLTSFLGLSNGYLTVCVLTAAPKGYKGPEQNALGNLLVLCLLAGIFAGVTLDWLWLIGKGW, encoded by the exons ATGAGTCAGCAGGCTGAAACTGGAGAAGCGATTAGAAATGAG GGAAAGTATATGGCAATTCTTGTATGCTGGTTACTAGGAAATGGATGCCTTTTTTCATGGAATAGTATGCTGACGATTGAAGATTACTATGTTTACCTCTTTCCG AGCTACCACCCAACTAGAGTACTTACTCTTGTTTACCAACCTTTCGCCCTTGGAACTATTGCAATACTTGCATATCACGAAGCAAAGATTAACACCAGAAGGCGCAACCTTGCTGGATATTCTCTCTTTTTCTTAAGTTCGTTAGCTCTAATTGTG TTGGATGTGGCAACATCTGGAAAAGGAGGTATTGGAGTCTTTATCGGTGTATGTGTTGTAAGTGGAGCATTTGGAGTTGCCGATGCACATGTTCAAGGAGGGATGGTTGGTGatctatccctaatgtccccagaGCTTATTCAA TCCTTCTTGGCTGGGCTGGCAGCTTCAGGAGCTTTAACATCTGCTCTTAGGTTAATCACAAAAGCAGCTTTTGAGAACTCCCAGGATGGTCTTCGAAAGGGTGCAA TGATGTTCTTTGCAATTTCATGTTTTTTCGAGCTTCTCTGTGTTTTTCTATATGCAATTGTCTTCCCCAAACTGCCAATTGTGAAGTTTTACCGAGCAAAGGCAGCTTCTGAAGGGTCAATGACTGTCTCTGCTGACCTTGCTGCCGGCGGAATACAAACACACCTTGCCCAAGGG CTTTTGCAGGTTGAGGAGGATCCAAAACTTGAAGAACGCTTGAACAACAGACAGTTACTTTTGCAAAATATCGATTATGCTGTCGACATTTTTCTGATATATGTTTTGACGTTGTCCATTTTTCCTGGATTCCTGTCAGAGGATACGGGCTCCCACGGCTTGGGCTCATG GTATGCACTTGTTCTGATTGCGATGTATAACGTGTGGGACCTCATTGGGAGATATATACCTCTTTTGAAGCGGTTCAAGCTGGCATCTAGGAAATGTCTCATGGCTGCAATTCTTTCACGTTTCATACTCATTCCAGCCTTCTACTTCACAGCAAAGTATGGAGATCAAGGCTGGATGATCGTGTTAACATCATTCTTAGGACTTAGCAATGGTTATCTGACAGTCTGTGTTCTTACTGCTGCACCTAAAGGATACAAG GGACCAGAGCAAAATGCTTTAGGGAACTTGCTTGTACTATGTCTTCTAGCAGGTATATTTGCAGGGGTGACACTTGATTGGCTGTGGCTGATTGGCAAAGGCTGGTGA
- the LOC135648470 gene encoding equilibrative nucleotide transporter 3-like isoform X3 — translation MAILVCWLLGNGCLFSWNSMLTIEDYYVYLFPSYHPTRVLTLVYQPFALGTIAILAYHEAKINTRRRNLAGYSLFFLSSLALIVLDVATSGKGGIGVFIGVCVVSGAFGVADAHVQGGMVGDLSLMSPELIQSFLAGLAASGALTSALRLITKAAFENSQDGLRKGAMMFFAISCFFELLCVFLYAIVFPKLPIVKFYRAKAASEGSMTVSADLAAGGIQTHLAQGLLQVEEDPKLEERLNNRQLLLQNIDYAVDIFLIYVLTLSIFPGFLSEDTGSHGLGSWYALVLIAMYNVWDLIGRYIPLLKRFKLASRKCLMAAILSRFILIPAFYFTAKYGDQGWMIVLTSFLGLSNGYLTVCVLTAAPKGYKGPEQNALGNLLVLCLLAGIFAGVTLDWLWLIGKGW, via the exons ATGGCAATTCTTGTATGCTGGTTACTAGGAAATGGATGCCTTTTTTCATGGAATAGTATGCTGACGATTGAAGATTACTATGTTTACCTCTTTCCG AGCTACCACCCAACTAGAGTACTTACTCTTGTTTACCAACCTTTCGCCCTTGGAACTATTGCAATACTTGCATATCACGAAGCAAAGATTAACACCAGAAGGCGCAACCTTGCTGGATATTCTCTCTTTTTCTTAAGTTCGTTAGCTCTAATTGTG TTGGATGTGGCAACATCTGGAAAAGGAGGTATTGGAGTCTTTATCGGTGTATGTGTTGTAAGTGGAGCATTTGGAGTTGCCGATGCACATGTTCAAGGAGGGATGGTTGGTGatctatccctaatgtccccagaGCTTATTCAA TCCTTCTTGGCTGGGCTGGCAGCTTCAGGAGCTTTAACATCTGCTCTTAGGTTAATCACAAAAGCAGCTTTTGAGAACTCCCAGGATGGTCTTCGAAAGGGTGCAA TGATGTTCTTTGCAATTTCATGTTTTTTCGAGCTTCTCTGTGTTTTTCTATATGCAATTGTCTTCCCCAAACTGCCAATTGTGAAGTTTTACCGAGCAAAGGCAGCTTCTGAAGGGTCAATGACTGTCTCTGCTGACCTTGCTGCCGGCGGAATACAAACACACCTTGCCCAAGGG CTTTTGCAGGTTGAGGAGGATCCAAAACTTGAAGAACGCTTGAACAACAGACAGTTACTTTTGCAAAATATCGATTATGCTGTCGACATTTTTCTGATATATGTTTTGACGTTGTCCATTTTTCCTGGATTCCTGTCAGAGGATACGGGCTCCCACGGCTTGGGCTCATG GTATGCACTTGTTCTGATTGCGATGTATAACGTGTGGGACCTCATTGGGAGATATATACCTCTTTTGAAGCGGTTCAAGCTGGCATCTAGGAAATGTCTCATGGCTGCAATTCTTTCACGTTTCATACTCATTCCAGCCTTCTACTTCACAGCAAAGTATGGAGATCAAGGCTGGATGATCGTGTTAACATCATTCTTAGGACTTAGCAATGGTTATCTGACAGTCTGTGTTCTTACTGCTGCACCTAAAGGATACAAG GGACCAGAGCAAAATGCTTTAGGGAACTTGCTTGTACTATGTCTTCTAGCAGGTATATTTGCAGGGGTGACACTTGATTGGCTGTGGCTGATTGGCAAAGGCTGGTGA
- the LOC135648470 gene encoding equilibrative nucleotide transporter 3-like isoform X2 codes for MSQQAETGEAIRNEGKYMAILVCWLLGNGCLFSWNSMLTIEDYYVYLFPSYHPTRVLTLVYQPFALGTIAILAYHEAKINTRRRNLAGYSLFFLSSLALIVLDVATSGKGGIGVFIGVCVVSGAFGVADAHVQGGMVGDLSLMSPELIQSFLAGLAASGALTSALRLITKAAFENSQDGLRKGAMMFFAISCFFELLCVFLYAIVFPKLPIVKFYRAKAASEGSMTVSADLAAGGIQTHLAQGVEEDPKLEERLNNRQLLLQNIDYAVDIFLIYVLTLSIFPGFLSEDTGSHGLGSWYALVLIAMYNVWDLIGRYIPLLKRFKLASRKCLMAAILSRFILIPAFYFTAKYGDQGWMIVLTSFLGLSNGYLTVCVLTAAPKGYKGPEQNALGNLLVLCLLAGIFAGVTLDWLWLIGKGW; via the exons ATGAGTCAGCAGGCTGAAACTGGAGAAGCGATTAGAAATGAG GGAAAGTATATGGCAATTCTTGTATGCTGGTTACTAGGAAATGGATGCCTTTTTTCATGGAATAGTATGCTGACGATTGAAGATTACTATGTTTACCTCTTTCCG AGCTACCACCCAACTAGAGTACTTACTCTTGTTTACCAACCTTTCGCCCTTGGAACTATTGCAATACTTGCATATCACGAAGCAAAGATTAACACCAGAAGGCGCAACCTTGCTGGATATTCTCTCTTTTTCTTAAGTTCGTTAGCTCTAATTGTG TTGGATGTGGCAACATCTGGAAAAGGAGGTATTGGAGTCTTTATCGGTGTATGTGTTGTAAGTGGAGCATTTGGAGTTGCCGATGCACATGTTCAAGGAGGGATGGTTGGTGatctatccctaatgtccccagaGCTTATTCAA TCCTTCTTGGCTGGGCTGGCAGCTTCAGGAGCTTTAACATCTGCTCTTAGGTTAATCACAAAAGCAGCTTTTGAGAACTCCCAGGATGGTCTTCGAAAGGGTGCAA TGATGTTCTTTGCAATTTCATGTTTTTTCGAGCTTCTCTGTGTTTTTCTATATGCAATTGTCTTCCCCAAACTGCCAATTGTGAAGTTTTACCGAGCAAAGGCAGCTTCTGAAGGGTCAATGACTGTCTCTGCTGACCTTGCTGCCGGCGGAATACAAACACACCTTGCCCAAGGG GTTGAGGAGGATCCAAAACTTGAAGAACGCTTGAACAACAGACAGTTACTTTTGCAAAATATCGATTATGCTGTCGACATTTTTCTGATATATGTTTTGACGTTGTCCATTTTTCCTGGATTCCTGTCAGAGGATACGGGCTCCCACGGCTTGGGCTCATG GTATGCACTTGTTCTGATTGCGATGTATAACGTGTGGGACCTCATTGGGAGATATATACCTCTTTTGAAGCGGTTCAAGCTGGCATCTAGGAAATGTCTCATGGCTGCAATTCTTTCACGTTTCATACTCATTCCAGCCTTCTACTTCACAGCAAAGTATGGAGATCAAGGCTGGATGATCGTGTTAACATCATTCTTAGGACTTAGCAATGGTTATCTGACAGTCTGTGTTCTTACTGCTGCACCTAAAGGATACAAG GGACCAGAGCAAAATGCTTTAGGGAACTTGCTTGTACTATGTCTTCTAGCAGGTATATTTGCAGGGGTGACACTTGATTGGCTGTGGCTGATTGGCAAAGGCTGGTGA
- the LOC135648471 gene encoding uncharacterized GPI-anchored protein At4g28100-like → MRASAVSMQLALFLVSVASLAASLADGVTPQIYSDEQQPLTASEFGSTTVPAFPLARTDNHSACRLDLSDELFGGVGDACVRGGLDRSRCCPVLAAWLFAAHARSALEIRPPPAAEDGLGGADGPMMPDDNQKCVDSLQSALERRDIRLPRPNATCDTVLCYCGIRLHQIGSLRCPTAFNVSGGATVARNVTPTASVRQLERDCRNASYAGCNRCLHSLEKLKETGGGVGGDNGDRATKMLGRDCQLMGLTWLLARNKTAYIPTVSAVLRAVLYSAHPPQADGSGGGSGYKCSPDQENMPLAVDSLQFPHQPDSAAAAATYRSASPSALALSSIVLPILLLSRLPLL, encoded by the exons ATGAGAGCGTCTGCTGTCTCGATGCAGCTCGCTCTCTTCCTCGTCTCCGTCGCCTCCCTGGCGGCTTCCCTTGCCGACGGAGTCACCCCGCAGATCTACTCCGACGAGCAACAACCTCTCACCGCCAGTGAGTTCGGCTCGACTACTGTCCCGGCCTTCCCGTTGGCTCGGACGGACAACCACAGCGCGTGCCGACTCGACCTCTCTGACGAGCTCTTTGGCGGAGTCGGGGACGCCTGTGTCCGCGGCGGCCTCGACCGGAGCCGCTGCTGCCCCGTGCTCGCCGCCTGGCTCTTCGCGGCGCATGCCCGTTCCGCCCTGGAGATCCGCCCGCCGCCTGCGGCGGAGGACGGGCTGGGTGGCGCGGACGGGCCGATGATGCCGGACGACAACCAGAAGTGCGTGGACTCGCTGCAGAGCGCGCTGGAGCGGCGTGACATCCGCCTGCCGCGGCCCAACGCCACCTGCGACACCGTGCTTTGCTACTGCGGCATCCGCCTCCACCAGATCGGGTCGCTCCGCTGTCCAACCGCCTTCAACGTCAGCGGCGGCGCCACCGTCGCCCGTAACGTCACGCCGACGGCATCTGTTCGGCAGCTCGAGCGCGACTGCCGGAATGCTTCCTACGCTGGCTGCAATCGCTGCCTCCACTCGCTGGAGAAG CTGAAGGAGACTGGTGGCGGTGTTGGGGGCGACAACGGGGATCGCGCGACGAAGATGCTGGGGCGGGACTGCCAGCTGATGGGTCTGACGTGGCTGCTGGCGAGGAACAAGACGGCGTACATCCCCACCGTGTCAGCCGTCCTGCGTGCCGTGCTCTACAGCGCCCACCCACCGCAGGCCGATGGCAGTGGAGGAGGGTCCGGCTACAAGTGCAGCCCGGACCAGGAGAACATGCCCCTCGCCGTCGACTCCCTCCAATTCCCGCACCAACCtgactccgccgccgccgccgccacttaTCGTTCCGCCTCCCCTTCCGCCCTCGCGCTTTCCTCCATCGTGCTGCCCATCCTGCTGCTCTCTCGTCTTCCCCTGCTGTAG